A genomic segment from Rhodothermales bacterium encodes:
- a CDS encoding twin-arginine translocase TatA/TatE family subunit: MGSLGPMEILLIFLAILLIFGAKRIPEIARGMGKGIKEFRSATRDISNELTLDDKENRIHTPRPPAQGTPAPRQDTATPERDESAAQS, translated from the coding sequence ATGGGTAGTCTAGGCCCAATGGAGATTCTACTGATCTTTCTGGCCATTCTGCTGATTTTCGGGGCCAAGCGTATTCCCGAGATTGCTCGGGGAATGGGCAAGGGAATCAAGGAATTTCGCTCCGCAACTCGCGACATCAGCAATGAGCTGACGCTGGACGACAAAGAGAACCGGATACACACACCACGTCCTCCGGCGCAGGGCACACCCGCTCCACGACAGGATACGGCGACCCCCGAACGCGATGAATCCGCGGCGCAGAGCTAG